The following nucleotide sequence is from Synechococcus sp. CBW1004.
GATTCGGGCCCCACCGACAGCTGCGGGGAGGATCCGAGCAGGGCATAGAGCAACAGCGCCGGCAGGATGGCCCAGAGGCCATGAATCGCCGGCAGGCCTGCCAGTTCGGCGTAGGCCAGGCACTGAGGCACCAGGTAGGCCGCCACCGTGATTCCGGCGATCACATCACCCCGCCACCAGGCCAGGGGATAGCGCCGCAGGCTGGTCAGGCCTGGCAGCCAGCCCGAGGATCGCGGCGTGGAGTCACTCAAGAGATCCGCGAGGGATCAGGTGATCACCGTCGGGCGCTCCATGCCGGTGCGCGTTCTGATCTCGGCCAGCGCATCAATCGCTGTGATCATCTCCGCCAGGGCCACCTGGGGATCCTGGTGCAGATCACCGCTCGGAGGCACATAGCTCTCGAGATACACGCGCAGCGTCGCGCCCTGGGTGCCCGTGCCCGACAGGCGGAGCACGACGCGGCTGCCGTCATCGAGCAGCAGGCGCAGACCCTGGCCACTGGTGAGTGAACCATCCACCGGGTCGCTGTAGGCGAAGTCGTCGGCCGTCGCGATCGTGCGGCCGGCGAAGGCCTGGCCCACCAGGGTGGGCTGCATGCTCTTCACCCGGTCGTAGAGGCCATGGGCGGCCTCGCTGGCGATCGCCTCGTAATCGTGGCGGGAGTAGTAGTGGCGCCCGAACCGTCCCCAGTGCTCGGTCATGATCTCGGCCACCGAGCAGCCCCGCACCGCCAGGATGTTGAGCCAGAAGAGCACGGCCCAGAGGCCGTCCTTCTCGCGGATGTGATTGCTGCCGGTGCCGAAACTCTCCTCACCGCAGAGGGTGATGCGGCCGGCATCGAGCAGGTTGCCGAAGAACTTCCAGCCGGTCGGTGTCTCGAAGCAGGGGATGCCCAGCTCCCTGGCCACCACATCCACAGCAGCGCTGGTGGGCATCGAGCGCGCCACGCCCGCCAGCCCCGCGGCATAGCCTGGCGCCAGCGTGGCCTGGGCGGTGAGCACGGCGAGGCTGTCGCTGGGATTCACGAAGCAGCGGCGGCCCAGGATCATGTTGCGGTCACCGTCGCCGTCGCAGGCGGCGCCGAAGTCGTAGAGGTCGCCCTGCAGCAGCAGCTCCGCCAGGTCGTGGGCGTAGGTGAGGTTGGGATCGGGGTGGCCGCCGCCGAAATCCTCCAGCGGCAGACCGTTGCGCACCGTGCCGGCCGGGGCGCCCAGCAGCTGCTCGAAGATCCGCTTCGCGTAGGGCCCGGTGACCGCATGCATGGCGTCGAAGGCCAGCCGGAAGTTGCCGCGCAGCAGCGCCGCGATGGCATCGAAGTCGAACAGCGTCTGCATCAGTTCGGCATAGGCGTCGACGCCGTCGAGCACCTCCACCTGCATGGATCCGATGCGGAAACTGCCAGGACTGTCCAGGGAGAGTGCCTCAGCCTCGAGGAATCGGTAACCGTCCAGCTGGCGTGTGGCGGCGTAGATGGCGTCCGTGACCGATTCAGGGGCAGGGCCGCCGTTGGCTCCGTTGATCTTGACGCCGAAATCACCATCGGGGCCGCCGGGATTGTGGCTGGCGGAGAGGATCACGCCGCAGGCGGCAGCGTGGCTGCGGATCAGATTTGAGGCGGCCGGTGTGGAGAGGATGCCGCCGGTCGTCGTGATCAGCTTCGCGACGCCGTGGGCCGCCGCCATGCGGGCGATCACATCGATGGCCCGGCGGTTGCCGTAGCGGCCGTCGCCGCCCACGACGATCGTGCCGCCGGTGATGCCGGGAACGACGCGCAGGGAGGCTTCGATGAAGCTCTCGAGGTAGTGCGGGGTCTGGAACTGCTGGCTGCTCTTGCGCAGGCCGGAGGTGCCGGGCTTCTGGTCCTCGAAGGGACGATCCAGCGTCACCTGGCGGACGGGCGCATCAGCGAGGTCGGTCATCGGCATCGCCCGTCGCCGGGCCCGCGGGGGCACCAAGTTAGCCCGCAGCTCCTGTCGTCCCTGTTGCCCGGAGAGCGCGCCTTCCTAGGGTGCGCCGATGATCCAGTTCCCCATGATCCCCTCCGTCAGGGTCTTCCAGCTGCTCCGCCCCTCCTCCAGGCTGGCAGGCCTGGGCGCGGCCCTCGCGCTCTTCTCGGCGTCGGCGGCCTCTGCCGCTCCGCCTGCCTATCCCCAGGCGGTGGCCAACAGCGAGGCCGCCGCACGGGCGGTGTTGGCCCGCGCCGGTCGTGAATCCTGCCTGCGCGGCAAGCTCACCCGAGCCCTGCTCGAGCTGTCGAACAGTTGTGAGGCCAGCGGCACCCGCAACTCCCTCTGCTCCCTCGCGGACAAGGCGGTGGTGGTCACGCCGATGAGCCTGACCTTCATGGATGACACCTCCCACCAGCTGCTGGATCTGATCCGCCCCGTGGGCTCCACCACCCAGGCGTCGGCAGGCCGTGTGGCGCCTGAAACGGAGATGCCTGGGGAACCCTGAGCGGTCTGGGCTTTCGGTGGCTCAGGCTCAGCGGGGTGCCGGGGCACTGAAGGACGGGCTGCCACCGCCGCTGCCTGCGCTGCCTGAACCGGAGCCGCTGGTGGAGGGTCGGTCCGGCTGCCGGCAGAACACGGTCACATCCTTTGCGGCACGGTCGATTGCGTCGCGGCGTTCCCGGCTGTTCGTTGTGGCGGCGATGGCCTTCTGACGGATCGCCCAGAGGCTGTCCTTGCAGGTTGCGGAGAGGCGCGGATGATCCAGCAGCGGATCCGCCATCGCCCGGGCCTTGTCGCAGCTGGCGGCATCGTTGTCGCGGGCGCAGGCGAGGGTGGTGAGCTGCAGGCTGCGGAATGTGCTGGACGGTGGATAGAGACTGGCGGTCTCGGCGCCGGCAGGAGCCGCCAGCAGCGCCACCGCGGCAAGGCTGCAACCGGCCCGGCGACCAGCCTGTCCGGCACGGGTGAAAGGGGCGGTGGGCCGGCTCATCGGGCGGCGGAAGCTCGCTCCATCATGGCGGCCTGTGGTGGAGCGGGGTGAAGCGCTCCCGCCAGGCCCTGCCGCAGCGGTCCCTGGCTGTGCTGCCAGACCGCCGCCAGGAGCGGTGCCAGACCTGGGGCCAGCGCCGCGAGCAGCCTGCGCAGGGCCGGGCGGTGACCGAGCCGCTCGGCCCGCTGCCATTCCTGTTGCTGCAGGGCCTGCATGCGCTCGATCTCCGGACGGCGCAGCGTTTCCATCGCGGCCAGGGCCCGATCGAGCGCCCCATCCCGACCCTGGCCGGCAGGCTGCTCGAGGGCGGCCGGCAGCAGGTCGGTGGCGGCCACCACATCGCGCAGGGCCATCGCCGTGCCCTGGGCCCGCAGAGGACTCATCGGATGGGCCGCATCGCCGAGCAGCAGCAGACCCGGCCGCCACCAGCGGTGGGCCAGACCCACCCGCACCGGCAGGCGCAGCGGCCCCTCGATCGCCTCCGGCGGAACAAAGGCCAGAGCTTCCGACAGTCCATCCGGACAGAGCCGCCGCCACAGCTCGCGCCACTGCTCCGTGCTGCGCTCGATGCGTTCGCCGCCCTGCAGGGGCCAGCCCAGCTGCACGCCGCCGCTGGCGGAGGCGAACAACGCCATTGAGCCATCGTTGCCGATCACCGTGTGAAACCGTCCCGCCAGCTGGGCAGCCAGGGCCTCACCGGTGGGGCCGCCCAGCCGGAACCAGAGCACATCGACCGTCGGTGACGTGTCGGTCAGCTCCAGGCCGGCGCTGCGGCGCAGCAGCGATGCGCGTCCGTCGCAGGCCACCACGACGTCTGCCTGAAGGCGCTCGCCGTCGCTGAGGCGCACCCCCTCGATCCGCCCCTGGGAGAGGCCGTCATCGGTGTGGATCAGTCCGGCGACAGCCCGGCCGAGGAGCAGCCGTGCCCCGGGCAGCTGCCGCAGCTCCTCGGCCCAGCTGTGCAACAGCGCCCCAGGCTCCACCAGGGTGCAGGGATGGCGGCTGCCCATCGGTTCCTCCACCTGGAACAGAGGCCGACCTTCCAGCCAGAAGCTCCAGCCGCGCAGAGGCAACTGCGGCACCGTTCCGGCCAGCGGCAGCAGGTCCAGGTGTGCAAGCGCCTCAAGGCCACTCGGCATGAGGGCCTCGCCACGGAAGCCTCCGCTCAGGCCGGGTCTGGCTTCCACCAGGGTGACGGGAAGCTGCCGTCGGGCCAGCTGCAGCGCCAGGGCCATGCCCGCAGGGCCGGCCCCGATGATGAGGGTGTGGCCGGCCGTCGAGCCTGCCGGGTCACTGGGACCGCCGGGAGGGTTCAGAGGGGGTCGCCCGTGGGGATGGAGGTGCTGGTGTCCACGCCAAGCAACTGGTGTTTCTTGGCGAGCAGGTAGTCGACCAGCTCCTGCTGGACGGTCAGGAGCTCGCGTGTGCAGCCGCGGAAGGCGGCGCGATGGCGGATCTCATCGTGGCGGGTGTTCAGATCACGCAGCATCAGGTCGATGGCGTCGAGCCGGGGCGTGATGGTGCGGGGGGAGGGCGCCGACGACATCGCGGATTTCAGGGCTGAGGCCGGGGGGGAACTGCGATCGTAGGCCGTGCACTGGCTGTCAGCAGGCGCCCGCTGCCGCAGCGGCGCCACTGGCGCGCACGCTTGCGCTGCAGCCTGGCGCTCACCCCCAGTTCCGCACCACGCCACATCCGCGCCATCTCGCGTTCGAAGTGGGCCGCCAGCTGTGGTGAGTCGATCCGCAGCAACGTTTCGTCGTTGGTGTGCGCGGCGCTGGGACTCCAGTTGAAACTGCCGCTGATCACGCTGCGGCCATCGAGGATCGCCACCTTGTGATGCAGCTTGTCGCCCCGGGCCAGGCGGGGGGTGCCGGCCGCCTCGATCGGCGTCGTCCAGACCCGGTTGCCGGCCTCGAGACGGCAGTGGTGGTCGCTGATCTGCACTCCCAGCAGATCAAGCACCTCGCTGTAGGAACGGCTGGCAAAGCCCGGATCGGCCAGCACCCGCAGCGTCACCCCCCGTTGGCGCAGCTCCGCCAGGGCGTCGGCGATGCCCTGCGCCGAGAACACGAACAGGCTCAGATCCACCCGCTGGCGCACACCCCGCAGCTGCCGCTCCAGCCAGGCCAGTCCGTTGTCCGGATCCTGACGGCGATGGGGGGTGAACAGCACCTCCACGGGGGTACTCCCGATCCGGATCCGCTGCGGTGCGCCGCCCCCCTTGCCCGTGCCGAAGCGGCTGTCGGGACGGCCGCCTGGGCCATCACCCCAGAGGCGACCGAATTCCGTGGCGAACAGCTCCGCCAGCGCCGGGCTGTCAAAGCGCAGCAGGTGGTTGACGTTGCCGCGGGTGCGGGGATCGTCGGCGTCCCCGTGGATGCAGGAGGGGCTGAAGTTCGCCGACCCGGTGATCACCACCCGGCGGTCCACCACCAGAAACTTGTGGTGCATGAGTCCGCTGCCGGCGCTGCCGTCGGCCGTGTCGTCGATCAGTGGCACGCCGCCTCGGCGCAGGATCGCCACCGCGTCGCCCTGGCCGAGGGCCTGCAGCTGCGACACGCGCTGGCGTTGATGGGGCTCCACATCGATCGCGTGCAGCTCGCTCCAGGGAGTGCTGTAGGTGTTCTCAAGCACCACCCGCACCTGCACGCCCTGCCGGTGGCGATCCGCCAGAGCCTCGGCCACGGCCGGCAGCGACAGCTCCTGCACAGCCACCAGAACCTCGCTGCGGGCTTCGCCGATCGCCTCCAGGATCAGCGCTTCAAGGTTGTCGCCCTGGCGCCACTGCCCGCTGACCGGGCTGCGATAGCGCCGGTCGGCTCGATGGTTGAAGGCGACGCGGATGCCCTCCGGCAGGGGAAGATCGGCGCTGGGGGCGCCGCTGCGGACGGCCGCGGTGGTGGTGCTGCAGCCCGCCAATGGCCACAGCAGTGCCAGAACGAGCAGCAGCGTCAGCCTGAGGCGGTGTCGTTGTCGGCAGGCGGTCATCGGTGGGGGGCGGGCCTGCCCCCCAGGTTTCCCAGGGCCCGTCAGTCGTGACCGGGCATCTCAGCCGTGCGCAGCATCGTCACGAACCAGACGCTGCCCAGGACCACAGCGGCCAGAACGCCGGTGCCGATGCCGTGGCGCACCATCAGCAGCGCCACCACCAGCGGGAAGAGCACTGTGC
It contains:
- a CDS encoding alpha-D-glucose phosphate-specific phosphoglucomutase, yielding MTDLADAPVRQVTLDRPFEDQKPGTSGLRKSSQQFQTPHYLESFIEASLRVVPGITGGTIVVGGDGRYGNRRAIDVIARMAAAHGVAKLITTTGGILSTPAASNLIRSHAAACGVILSASHNPGGPDGDFGVKINGANGGPAPESVTDAIYAATRQLDGYRFLEAEALSLDSPGSFRIGSMQVEVLDGVDAYAELMQTLFDFDAIAALLRGNFRLAFDAMHAVTGPYAKRIFEQLLGAPAGTVRNGLPLEDFGGGHPDPNLTYAHDLAELLLQGDLYDFGAACDGDGDRNMILGRRCFVNPSDSLAVLTAQATLAPGYAAGLAGVARSMPTSAAVDVVARELGIPCFETPTGWKFFGNLLDAGRITLCGEESFGTGSNHIREKDGLWAVLFWLNILAVRGCSVAEIMTEHWGRFGRHYYSRHDYEAIASEAAHGLYDRVKSMQPTLVGQAFAGRTIATADDFAYSDPVDGSLTSGQGLRLLLDDGSRVVLRLSGTGTQGATLRVYLESYVPPSGDLHQDPQVALAEMITAIDALAEIRTRTGMERPTVIT
- a CDS encoding FAD-dependent monooxygenase encodes the protein MALALQLARRQLPVTLVEARPGLSGGFRGEALMPSGLEALAHLDLLPLAGTVPQLPLRGWSFWLEGRPLFQVEEPMGSRHPCTLVEPGALLHSWAEELRQLPGARLLLGRAVAGLIHTDDGLSQGRIEGVRLSDGERLQADVVVACDGRASLLRRSAGLELTDTSPTVDVLWFRLGGPTGEALAAQLAGRFHTVIGNDGSMALFASASGGVQLGWPLQGGERIERSTEQWRELWRRLCPDGLSEALAFVPPEAIEGPLRLPVRVGLAHRWWRPGLLLLGDAAHPMSPLRAQGTAMALRDVVAATDLLPAALEQPAGQGRDGALDRALAAMETLRRPEIERMQALQQQEWQRAERLGHRPALRRLLAALAPGLAPLLAAVWQHSQGPLRQGLAGALHPAPPQAAMMERASAAR
- a CDS encoding phosphatidylserine/phosphatidylglycerophosphate/cardiolipin synthase family protein, which translates into the protein MTACRQRHRLRLTLLLVLALLWPLAGCSTTTAAVRSGAPSADLPLPEGIRVAFNHRADRRYRSPVSGQWRQGDNLEALILEAIGEARSEVLVAVQELSLPAVAEALADRHRQGVQVRVVLENTYSTPWSELHAIDVEPHQRQRVSQLQALGQGDAVAILRRGGVPLIDDTADGSAGSGLMHHKFLVVDRRVVITGSANFSPSCIHGDADDPRTRGNVNHLLRFDSPALAELFATEFGRLWGDGPGGRPDSRFGTGKGGGAPQRIRIGSTPVEVLFTPHRRQDPDNGLAWLERQLRGVRQRVDLSLFVFSAQGIADALAELRQRGVTLRVLADPGFASRSYSEVLDLLGVQISDHHCRLEAGNRVWTTPIEAAGTPRLARGDKLHHKVAILDGRSVISGSFNWSPSAAHTNDETLLRIDSPQLAAHFEREMARMWRGAELGVSARLQRKRARQWRRCGSGRLLTASARPTIAVPPRPQP